In Deferribacter desulfuricans SSM1, the following are encoded in one genomic region:
- a CDS encoding enoyl-CoA hydratase/isomerase family protein, producing MKISKMVDETIGYIVFDLDPYLNSENLKEIYNILNEFENSKDINLIVLKSNLDDFCLGCNIEELINFNEADSKIYSFLGQRLIKRMRNLKKIIISMVDGNATGGGFEISLASDVIFATKRSRFGFPETNYGIIPGFGGTQLMSRKVYETFTKYLVFTGDLVDADILYEKGFIAELFENREDMEKFLIDFANKIKERSVFAIGLAKEVINNGVEIDLDKALLLEQNAFTVAFASNDKVEGMSAFLEKRKPIFKDRWEEFKKL from the coding sequence ATGAAGATATCAAAGATGGTAGATGAGACTATTGGTTATATCGTGTTTGATTTAGACCCCTATTTAAATAGTGAAAATTTAAAAGAAATTTATAATATATTAAATGAATTTGAAAATAGTAAAGATATTAATTTGATTGTTTTAAAAAGTAATTTGGATGACTTTTGTTTGGGTTGTAATATTGAGGAGTTAATCAATTTTAATGAAGCAGATTCTAAAATATACTCATTTTTAGGTCAGAGATTGATAAAAAGGATGAGAAATCTTAAAAAAATAATAATTTCTATGGTTGATGGTAATGCAACTGGGGGAGGGTTTGAAATCTCTTTAGCTTCTGATGTGATTTTTGCTACAAAAAGGAGTAGGTTTGGTTTCCCGGAGACAAATTATGGGATTATCCCAGGTTTTGGCGGTACTCAACTAATGAGTAGAAAAGTTTATGAAACATTTACAAAGTATTTGGTGTTTACGGGTGATTTGGTTGATGCTGATATATTGTATGAAAAAGGGTTTATTGCTGAGTTATTTGAAAATAGAGAAGACATGGAGAAATTTTTGATTGATTTTGCAAATAAGATAAAGGAAAGAAGTGTTTTTGCTATTGGTTTGGCTAAAGAGGTAATAAATAATGGTGTTGAAATCGATTTGGATAAGGCATTATTGTTAGAGCAGAATGCATTTACTGTGGCGTTTGCAAGTAATGATAAAGTGGAGGGGATGTCAGCATTTTTAGAAAAGAGGAAACCGATTTTTAAAGATAGATGGGAAGAGTTTAAAAAGTTGTAG
- a CDS encoding selenium metabolism-associated LysR family transcriptional regulator — protein MDFKQIEAFVYVAKYKSFSRAAEKLLLSQPTVSTHINTLEEELGVKLFERLSKEVILTEAGELFYPYAVDMLDLRERAYESIKEFLHDVSGHIRIGSSTILSEFILPNAIKEFQNRHPKTYFSIDVGNSQSIIQRVFDGILDFAIVSRKIPKKGLDFTHFFKDKIILAVHKEHPFYTRDSIFLEEILHEKFIVREIGSGTRAAVEHALKQKGYDFDSLKIVATVSTTHAVLHSVKRKLGIGFMSEFALKNEICGDEVIGVPIVDLVVEKDIFLVHSKKKTLRNSVRQFLDILKKMYN, from the coding sequence ATGGATTTCAAGCAAATAGAAGCATTTGTATATGTTGCAAAGTATAAAAGTTTTTCTAGAGCAGCGGAAAAACTTCTTTTAAGCCAGCCCACTGTTTCTACGCATATAAACACATTAGAAGAAGAATTAGGCGTAAAGCTTTTCGAAAGGCTATCAAAAGAAGTAATTTTAACAGAAGCCGGAGAGCTTTTTTACCCATATGCGGTTGATATGTTAGATTTAAGAGAGCGTGCTTATGAATCAATCAAAGAGTTCTTACATGATGTCAGCGGCCATATCAGAATAGGCTCAAGCACTATTCTTTCAGAATTTATTTTACCAAATGCAATCAAAGAGTTCCAAAATAGACATCCGAAAACATATTTCAGTATCGATGTGGGTAATTCTCAATCTATCATTCAAAGGGTATTCGATGGGATATTAGATTTTGCAATAGTATCAAGAAAAATACCAAAAAAAGGGTTAGATTTTACTCATTTTTTTAAAGATAAAATCATCCTGGCCGTTCATAAAGAACACCCTTTTTATACAAGGGATAGTATCTTTTTAGAAGAGATTTTACATGAAAAATTTATTGTCAGAGAAATAGGTTCAGGCACCAGAGCTGCAGTTGAACATGCTTTGAAACAAAAAGGCTATGATTTCGACTCATTAAAAATCGTTGCTACTGTCAGTACAACTCATGCAGTTTTGCACAGTGTTAAGAGAAAACTCGGTATCGGTTTTATGAGTGAATTTGCTCTAAAAAATGAAATTTGTGGTGATGAAGTAATAGGTGTTCCGATAGTTGACCTTGTTGTTGAAAAAGATATCTTTTTAGTTCATAGCAAAAAGAAAACCTTAAGAAACTCAGTCAGACAGTTTTTAGATATTTTGAAAAAAATGTATAACTGA
- the mnmH gene encoding tRNA 2-selenouridine(34) synthase MnmH, protein MLYIKRIDLDYILTKGIENCNLIDVRSPSEYLEDHIPTAVNIPLLDDNERAIVGTIYKKEGSNKAKLKGVEIVSPKIPQFINKIKKLVDNGKETVIYCWRGGDRSEAMCAFAKLAGLNVSKLAGGYKIFRKFVYNFFTSKFSLEYKPKIIVMYGPTGSAKTKILEELFKEGYPVINLEKHACHKGSSFGFIGEKGFDSITQKKFESRLWYNFYLLNYPKYILIEGESKKIGKVTIPDTLFSLMNSGISILTEPSLEFRVKYTLENYLPFTDINSITKALDKIKKYLGKKRSEQLINFYKNQKYEYFVKDLLENYYDPLYYKSLPDKIEYKISYNTIDEGIKNVKKILQSVFNNSCTINS, encoded by the coding sequence ATGCTCTATATTAAACGCATTGATTTAGATTATATATTAACTAAAGGGATTGAAAATTGTAACCTGATTGATGTAAGATCACCTTCAGAATATTTAGAAGATCACATACCAACCGCTGTAAATATCCCACTTTTAGATGACAATGAAAGAGCTATTGTGGGAACAATTTATAAAAAAGAAGGCTCAAACAAAGCAAAATTAAAAGGCGTAGAAATTGTTAGCCCTAAAATCCCCCAATTTATAAATAAAATAAAAAAGTTAGTCGATAATGGGAAAGAAACAGTCATTTATTGCTGGAGAGGCGGAGACAGAAGCGAAGCTATGTGTGCTTTTGCAAAACTAGCTGGTCTCAATGTCTCTAAATTGGCAGGTGGATACAAAATCTTTAGAAAGTTTGTCTATAATTTCTTTACAAGTAAATTTAGCTTAGAATATAAACCCAAGATAATAGTAATGTATGGGCCCACAGGTTCCGCTAAAACAAAAATCCTAGAAGAACTTTTTAAGGAAGGATACCCTGTTATAAATCTTGAAAAACATGCCTGCCACAAAGGTTCAAGCTTTGGTTTTATAGGAGAAAAAGGGTTTGATAGTATTACTCAAAAGAAATTTGAATCAAGATTGTGGTATAATTTTTACCTGTTAAATTACCCAAAATATATCTTAATAGAAGGTGAAAGCAAAAAAATTGGCAAAGTCACTATACCCGATACTTTATTTAGTTTAATGAATTCAGGTATTTCTATTCTAACAGAACCAAGTTTAGAGTTTCGGGTTAAATACACTCTAGAAAATTATTTACCATTTACTGATATTAATTCAATCACTAAAGCATTAGATAAAATAAAAAAGTATTTAGGAAAAAAAAGGAGTGAACAACTTATTAATTTTTATAAAAATCAAAAATACGAATATTTTGTTAAAGACTTATTAGAAAATTATTATGACCCTCTTTATTACAAATCTTTACCGGACAAAATAGAATATAAAATCTCTTACAACACTATAGATGAAGGGATAAAAAATGTTAAAAAAATATTACAATCTGTTTTTAATAACTCTTGTACTATTAACAGTTAG
- a CDS encoding septal ring lytic transglycosylase RlpA family protein, whose amino-acid sequence MLKKYYNLFLITLVLLTVSCATKYHPPKYKAKGVRYGKPYVIRGKLYYPYTKISHFQQVGIASWYGKEEHGKLTASGERFNMYDLTAAHKLLPLGSYVHVKNLENGKEVDVRINDRGPFISGRIIDLSYAAAKKIGIVEKGTAKVKITLLSESPDFYQVKGERYNLDKGNFAIQIGSFKVYNNAYKLSKQFRNSRIEKAYIHGNTFYRVQITGFNSLEKAQKGLNDIKYRFPGAFIVSLD is encoded by the coding sequence ATGTTAAAAAAATATTACAATCTGTTTTTAATAACTCTTGTACTATTAACAGTTAGCTGCGCCACAAAATATCATCCACCAAAATATAAAGCAAAAGGTGTTCGATATGGTAAACCATATGTTATCAGAGGTAAATTATATTATCCATATACAAAAATTTCTCACTTTCAGCAGGTTGGTATCGCCTCATGGTATGGAAAAGAAGAACATGGAAAATTAACAGCAAGTGGAGAGCGGTTTAACATGTATGATTTAACAGCTGCTCATAAACTACTCCCTTTAGGAAGCTATGTGCATGTCAAAAATCTAGAAAATGGTAAAGAAGTAGATGTTAGAATAAATGATAGAGGCCCATTTATTAGTGGAAGAATAATCGACCTTTCTTATGCTGCTGCAAAAAAAATAGGAATTGTAGAAAAAGGGACTGCAAAAGTAAAAATTACTTTACTATCAGAAAGCCCTGACTTTTATCAGGTAAAAGGAGAAAGATATAATCTTGATAAAGGTAACTTTGCAATCCAGATAGGATCATTTAAAGTTTATAACAATGCCTATAAACTTTCAAAACAGTTTAGAAATTCAAGAATAGAAAAAGCCTATATCCACGGAAATACTTTTTATAGAGTCCAAATAACTGGTTTTAACTCTTTAGAAAAAGCACAAAAAGGACTAAACGATATAAAGTATAGATTCCCAGGAGCATTTATCGTTTCCCTCGACTAA
- a CDS encoding PAS sensor domain-containing protein yields the protein MDEKTIIKFVENAADAILAIDKEGIIRFWNSGASDLFRFSKEEAINSSLDIIIPEKLRQRHWEAFFNFVKTGRGKYSNEHLLSVPAITKNNKKIFVDFKLTTLTDNKGNIEYCFAIMRKKEKNKDL from the coding sequence ATGGACGAAAAAACAATTATTAAATTTGTTGAAAATGCTGCGGATGCAATTTTAGCAATTGATAAAGAAGGTATAATTCGTTTTTGGAATTCTGGTGCTTCAGATTTATTTAGATTTAGTAAAGAGGAAGCCATAAACAGTAGTCTAGACATCATAATTCCAGAAAAATTGAGGCAAAGACATTGGGAAGCTTTTTTTAATTTTGTTAAAACAGGCAGAGGCAAATACAGTAATGAGCATTTGCTATCAGTCCCTGCTATAACAAAAAACAATAAAAAAATATTTGTGGATTTCAAGTTAACAACTTTAACTGATAATAAAGGGAATATTGAATATTGTTTTGCTATTATGAGAAAAAAAGAAAAAAATAAAGATCTCTAG
- a CDS encoding MFS transporter has protein sequence MSKKDLIIKYGLKGTPNSGLIMATFGFFVGFAAVSLYGPVAKNFNNVMHMSGVLLGLLVAAPNLTGSLLRIPFGAWVDRVGGKKPMLTLLFLSVIGMAGLTLVLYFYYPEKISIKMYPIIFIFGLLSGCGIATFSVGIPQTSYWFPQKKQGFALGTYAGLGNTAPGIFGIILPVILGAIGLTGAYASWFLFLLTGTIIYLFFANDAYYFQLIQKGVSREEAIKISKELGQELFPSGKVIESLKISAKVPKTWGLVVLYFISFGGFLALTAWFPTYWIELHNVGIRQAGLLMAFGFSLLASFIRVYGGFLSDKIGGEKTAIISYSIVFIGAFILVFTNQFIIALIGEITISIGMGIANAAVFKLVPKYVPNAPGGASGWVGGLGAFGGFVVPPLLGIFVDLFGKIGYAKGFIVYMLLAVIGIVISVLLKKSSQGV, from the coding sequence ATGTCTAAAAAAGATCTAATTATAAAATACGGACTAAAAGGAACGCCAAATTCAGGATTAATAATGGCGACCTTTGGCTTTTTTGTGGGATTTGCTGCAGTTTCTTTATATGGTCCTGTTGCTAAAAATTTTAACAATGTAATGCATATGTCTGGAGTATTATTAGGTCTGTTGGTGGCAGCACCAAATTTAACGGGGTCTTTATTAAGAATTCCTTTTGGGGCTTGGGTTGATAGAGTTGGTGGTAAAAAGCCAATGCTTACTCTTCTATTTTTATCAGTAATTGGTATGGCAGGTTTGACTCTTGTTTTATATTTTTATTATCCCGAGAAGATTAGTATAAAAATGTATCCTATTATCTTTATTTTTGGATTACTAAGTGGTTGTGGAATTGCAACATTCTCTGTAGGAATCCCTCAAACATCATATTGGTTCCCTCAGAAAAAACAGGGATTTGCTCTAGGAACTTATGCAGGTTTAGGTAACACAGCACCTGGTATTTTCGGAATTATCTTACCCGTAATTCTTGGTGCTATTGGTTTAACTGGGGCATACGCTTCCTGGTTCTTATTTTTATTAACGGGCACAATAATTTATTTATTCTTTGCAAATGATGCATATTATTTTCAATTAATTCAAAAAGGGGTATCCCGTGAAGAAGCGATTAAAATTTCCAAAGAGTTAGGGCAAGAACTTTTTCCATCTGGAAAAGTAATAGAATCATTAAAGATATCAGCTAAAGTACCAAAAACATGGGGACTTGTAGTTTTGTATTTTATTTCTTTTGGAGGATTTTTAGCACTTACTGCATGGTTTCCTACATATTGGATAGAGTTACATAATGTTGGTATAAGACAAGCTGGTTTATTAATGGCTTTTGGTTTTTCTTTGTTAGCATCCTTTATCAGGGTATATGGTGGTTTTTTAAGTGATAAAATAGGAGGAGAAAAAACTGCTATTATTAGTTATTCTATAGTATTTATAGGTGCTTTTATTCTTGTTTTTACTAATCAGTTTATAATAGCTTTAATAGGTGAAATAACAATAAGTATTGGTATGGGGATAGCAAATGCTGCGGTTTTTAAACTTGTTCCAAAATATGTGCCTAATGCTCCTGGTGGTGCCAGTGGTTGGGTTGGTGGCTTAGGAGCTTTTGGTGGGTTTGTAGTACCTCCTTTGCTTGGTATTTTCGTGGATTTATTTGGTAAAATTGGCTATGCAAAAGGCTTTATTGTTTATATGCTATTAGCAGTTATTGGTATTGTTATATCAGTACTATTAAAAAAATCTAGTCAAGGAGTTTAA
- a CDS encoding respiratory nitrate reductase subunit gamma — protein MLDILVYIIIPYLSIAFFIVGLVFNLSYGKLRNSAPATGFFEKNKLNTGSPLWHYGIIIVLIGHLSGLLLPGLFKLLFTNYSVLLLFEALAVSSGLIAFIGILVLLIRKFAVKSVNKHSLFTDYIFMILLFIQVVLGLIIAINYKWGIAWYVSNITKYLWSILILSPQVKYVEGFPILVTFHFLIAFILFAILPFTRLIHVVFVPIGYFFRKPQRIIYN, from the coding sequence ATGCTTGATATTTTAGTTTATATAATAATACCTTATTTATCTATAGCGTTTTTTATTGTTGGGTTAGTATTTAATCTCAGTTATGGGAAATTGCGAAATTCAGCTCCTGCAACAGGATTTTTTGAGAAAAACAAATTAAATACTGGTTCACCTCTTTGGCATTATGGTATTATTATAGTTTTAATAGGACATTTATCCGGTCTTTTATTACCAGGGCTTTTTAAATTATTATTTACTAATTACTCTGTCTTGCTTCTTTTTGAGGCTTTAGCTGTATCTTCAGGCTTAATAGCATTCATAGGGATTTTAGTTTTGCTAATAAGAAAATTTGCAGTAAAAAGTGTAAATAAACACTCACTGTTTACAGATTATATTTTTATGATTTTATTGTTCATTCAGGTAGTATTAGGGCTTATTATTGCAATTAATTATAAATGGGGAATTGCTTGGTATGTATCGAATATAACTAAATATTTATGGAGTATTTTAATTTTAAGCCCACAAGTTAAATACGTTGAGGGGTTTCCAATTTTGGTTACTTTTCATTTTTTAATTGCATTTATACTTTTTGCAATATTGCCATTTACTAGGCTTATTCACGTAGTATTTGTTCCTATTGGATATTTTTTTAGAAAACCACAAAGAATAATATACAATTAA
- a CDS encoding molecular chaperone TorD family protein, whose translation MIKKLTVYSKLLEYPLDYKEFMCSCNLIGDLKLDFSKIKLSELQEEYVSIFDFNEKSTLYISKHISKNDDERKMFLLAMNEFLKLYGGKPNIKHSPDYLPTILSALYIAINKKEYPEKLSYLTAMIERSVCDILNSFNERSSVYYKIVESLKYYLNDIQKILEVKYA comes from the coding sequence ATGATAAAAAAATTAACTGTTTATAGTAAATTACTTGAGTATCCCTTAGATTATAAAGAATTTATGTGTAGTTGTAATTTGATAGGTGATTTAAAATTAGATTTTTCTAAAATTAAATTATCAGAATTACAAGAAGAGTATGTGTCCATTTTCGATTTTAATGAGAAATCAACACTTTATATTTCAAAACATATTTCTAAGAATGATGATGAAAGGAAAATGTTCTTGTTAGCAATGAATGAGTTTTTAAAGTTGTATGGCGGTAAACCAAATATAAAACATTCACCAGATTATTTGCCTACGATTTTGTCAGCTTTGTATATTGCAATAAATAAAAAAGAATATCCAGAAAAATTAAGTTACTTAACAGCGATGATTGAAAGATCTGTTTGTGACATTTTGAATTCATTTAATGAGAGAAGCAGTGTCTATTACAAGATAGTGGAATCTTTAAAATATTATTTAAACGATATTCAAAAAATTTTGGAGGTAAAATATGCTTGA
- the narH gene encoding nitrate reductase subunit beta, with translation MDVRAQFSMILNLEKCIGCHTCSVTCKNMWTNRKGAEYMWWNNVETKPGTGYPKRWEDQEKYKGGWIKTDNGLSLKIGGKLKLLSKIFYNPDQPTVRNYYEPWSYEYEHLFNAADGDYQPTARAISEITGDYIEVKSGPNWDDDLSGSDEYALNDPNLSDEEKKLIKELSTVFMFYLPRLCNHCLNPACVASCPSGAIYKRGEDGIVLVNQEKCKSWRYCISACPYKKVYFNWNNVKSEKCIFCYPRIENGEATICSQSCVGKIRSLGVILYDVDKLTAILTENDTNLVDYIRECILDPKDEDVIRAAKESGISEEWITAAKSSPAYSYVKELGIALPLHPEFRTFPSVFYVPPLSPILPTIDTEDYIPEVDKLRIPIKYLSKIFSAGNEKIIKDVIEKLIVVRKYMRAKMLGDKEKLAEILKNSKLEEDLILKAYKLFTQATIHERYNIPQTAKGSNKDSYEQQGTIGFGLRGKKGFRK, from the coding sequence ATGGATGTTAGAGCTCAGTTTTCAATGATTTTAAATTTGGAAAAATGTATAGGATGTCATACATGTAGTGTCACATGTAAGAACATGTGGACAAACAGAAAAGGTGCAGAATACATGTGGTGGAACAATGTGGAGACAAAACCAGGAACTGGATATCCAAAGAGATGGGAAGATCAGGAAAAGTACAAAGGTGGTTGGATAAAAACAGATAATGGGCTGAGTCTAAAAATTGGGGGAAAACTTAAACTTTTGTCTAAGATATTTTACAATCCTGATCAGCCAACAGTAAGAAATTACTATGAACCTTGGTCATATGAATATGAGCATCTTTTTAATGCAGCAGATGGTGATTATCAACCTACTGCAAGAGCGATATCTGAGATTACGGGGGATTATATTGAAGTTAAAAGTGGTCCAAACTGGGATGATGATTTAAGTGGTTCTGATGAATATGCTTTAAATGATCCTAATCTATCTGATGAAGAAAAAAAACTAATAAAAGAATTATCAACTGTATTTATGTTTTATTTACCTAGATTGTGTAATCACTGCTTGAATCCGGCATGTGTTGCTTCATGTCCATCTGGAGCTATATACAAAAGGGGGGAAGATGGTATTGTATTAGTTAATCAAGAAAAATGTAAATCTTGGAGATATTGTATATCAGCATGTCCTTACAAAAAGGTATATTTTAATTGGAATAATGTAAAATCTGAAAAGTGTATTTTTTGTTATCCTAGGATTGAAAATGGTGAGGCTACTATATGTTCACAATCCTGTGTTGGTAAAATCAGAAGTCTTGGGGTAATATTATATGATGTAGATAAATTGACAGCTATATTGACTGAAAATGATACAAATCTTGTTGATTACATTAGAGAATGTATTCTTGATCCAAAAGATGAAGATGTTATTAGGGCTGCAAAAGAATCTGGTATTAGTGAAGAGTGGATAACAGCTGCAAAATCTTCTCCAGCATATTCTTATGTAAAAGAACTTGGAATAGCTTTGCCCCTGCATCCAGAATTTAGAACTTTTCCGTCGGTTTTTTATGTTCCTCCTTTATCCCCGATTTTGCCTACAATAGATACTGAAGATTATATTCCTGAAGTAGATAAACTAAGGATTCCAATTAAATATTTGTCTAAAATCTTTTCAGCGGGAAATGAGAAAATAATTAAAGATGTGATTGAAAAACTAATTGTTGTTAGGAAATATATGAGAGCAAAAATGTTGGGAGATAAAGAGAAATTAGCAGAGATTTTGAAAAATTCAAAACTTGAAGAAGATTTAATATTAAAGGCTTACAAACTGTTTACCCAGGCAACAATTCATGAAAGATATAATATACCTCAGACAGCTAAAGGGAGCAATAAAGACTCTTATGAACAACAAGGAACAATAGGTTTTGGATTAAGAGGCAAAAAAGGGTTTAGAAAATGA